A single region of the Ziziphus jujuba cultivar Dongzao chromosome 10, ASM3175591v1 genome encodes:
- the LOC107411280 gene encoding mitogen-activated protein kinase 3 isoform X2, protein MSGANQTNAGGQFSDFPAVQTHGGQFVQYNIFGNLFEITSKYRPPIMPIGRGAYGIVCSIMNTETNEMVAIKKIANAFDNHMDAKRTLREIKLLRHLDHENVVAIKDVVPPPLRREFTDVYIATELMDTDLHQIIRSNQSLSEEHCQYFLYQILRGLKYIHSANVIHRDLKPSNLLLNANCDLKICDFGLARPTAENEYMTEYVVTRWYRAPELLLNSSDYTAAIDVWSVGCIFMELMNRKPLFPGKDHVHQMRLLTELLGTPTESDLGFVRNEDARRYIRQLAPFPCQSLATVFPHIHPLAIDLVDKMLTFDPSKRITEELLEKVHFTDFGFELV, encoded by the exons ATGTCGGGTGCTAACCAGACCAACGCCGGCGGTCAGTTCAGTGATTTTCCGGCGGTCCAGACTCATGGAGGCCAGTTCGTTCAGTATAATATATTTGGAAACCTCTTCGAGATCACCTCCAAGTATCGGCCCCCGATCATGCCCATCGGTCGCGGTGCGTATGGTATTGTCTG CTCGATTATGAATACGGAGACCAATGAAATGGTTGCCATCAAGAAGATCGCCAACGCGTTTGATAATCATATGGATGCTAAGCGTACGCTTCGGGAGATCAAGCTTCTTCGCCATCTTGATCACGAAAAC GTTGTGGCCATAAAAGATGTGGTTCCTCCACCTTTACGGAGGGAATTTACTGATGTCTATATAGCTACCGAACTCATGGACACCGATCTCCATCAAATTATTcgttcaaatcaaagtttatcaGAGGAGCACTGTCAG TACTTCTTGTATCAGATTCTTCGAGGCCTGAAATACATACATTCAGCTAATGTTATTCACAGAGACTTGAAGCCGAGCAACCTGTTATTAAATGCAAATTGCGATCTTAAGATATGCGATTTCGGGCTTGCTCGTCCCACGGCGGAGAATGAGTATATGACAGAGTATGTTGTCACTAGATGGTATAGAGCACCTGAATTATTGTTGAACTCTTCGGACTACACTGCTGCGATTGATGTATGGTCTGTGGGTTGCATTTTCATGGAGCTTATGAACAGAAAGCCTCTATTTCCAGGAAAAGATCATGTACATCAAATGCGCTTATTGACAGAG CTCCTTGGCACACCAACTGAGTCTGATCTTGGGTTTGTTCGAAATGAGGATGCGAGAAGATATATAAGGCAACTGGCTCCATTTCCTTGTCAGTCATTAGCCACGGTTTTTCCACATATTCATCCATTGGCCATAGATCTTGTTGATAAAATGTTGACATTTGATCCttctaaaagaataacag AAGAGCTTCTTGAGAAAGTACACTTCACTGATTTTGGTTTTGAGCTCGTCTGA
- the LOC107411280 gene encoding mitogen-activated protein kinase 3 isoform X1: protein MSGANQTNAGGQFSDFPAVQTHGGQFVQYNIFGNLFEITSKYRPPIMPIGRGAYGIVCSIMNTETNEMVAIKKIANAFDNHMDAKRTLREIKLLRHLDHENVVAIKDVVPPPLRREFTDVYIATELMDTDLHQIIRSNQSLSEEHCQYFLYQILRGLKYIHSANVIHRDLKPSNLLLNANCDLKICDFGLARPTAENEYMTEYVVTRWYRAPELLLNSSDYTAAIDVWSVGCIFMELMNRKPLFPGKDHVHQMRLLTELLGTPTESDLGFVRNEDARRYIRQLAPFPCQSLATVFPHIHPLAIDLVDKMLTFDPSKRITVEEALAHPYLARLHDVADEPVCEEPFSFDFEQQPLGEQQMKDMIYQEAIALNPEYA, encoded by the exons ATGTCGGGTGCTAACCAGACCAACGCCGGCGGTCAGTTCAGTGATTTTCCGGCGGTCCAGACTCATGGAGGCCAGTTCGTTCAGTATAATATATTTGGAAACCTCTTCGAGATCACCTCCAAGTATCGGCCCCCGATCATGCCCATCGGTCGCGGTGCGTATGGTATTGTCTG CTCGATTATGAATACGGAGACCAATGAAATGGTTGCCATCAAGAAGATCGCCAACGCGTTTGATAATCATATGGATGCTAAGCGTACGCTTCGGGAGATCAAGCTTCTTCGCCATCTTGATCACGAAAAC GTTGTGGCCATAAAAGATGTGGTTCCTCCACCTTTACGGAGGGAATTTACTGATGTCTATATAGCTACCGAACTCATGGACACCGATCTCCATCAAATTATTcgttcaaatcaaagtttatcaGAGGAGCACTGTCAG TACTTCTTGTATCAGATTCTTCGAGGCCTGAAATACATACATTCAGCTAATGTTATTCACAGAGACTTGAAGCCGAGCAACCTGTTATTAAATGCAAATTGCGATCTTAAGATATGCGATTTCGGGCTTGCTCGTCCCACGGCGGAGAATGAGTATATGACAGAGTATGTTGTCACTAGATGGTATAGAGCACCTGAATTATTGTTGAACTCTTCGGACTACACTGCTGCGATTGATGTATGGTCTGTGGGTTGCATTTTCATGGAGCTTATGAACAGAAAGCCTCTATTTCCAGGAAAAGATCATGTACATCAAATGCGCTTATTGACAGAG CTCCTTGGCACACCAACTGAGTCTGATCTTGGGTTTGTTCGAAATGAGGATGCGAGAAGATATATAAGGCAACTGGCTCCATTTCCTTGTCAGTCATTAGCCACGGTTTTTCCACATATTCATCCATTGGCCATAGATCTTGTTGATAAAATGTTGACATTTGATCCttctaaaagaataacag TTGAAGAAGCATTAGCACATCCTTACCTAGCAAGACTACATGATGTTGCTGATGAACCGGTATGTGAAGAGCCATTCTCGTTTGATTTTGAGCAACAACCCTTGGGGGAACAACAAATGAAGGATATGATTTACCAGGAGGCCATAGCACTTAATCCGGAGTATGCCTGA